DNA sequence from the Anaeromusa acidaminophila DSM 3853 genome:
TAAATTAGAGCGATGGTCCAGGGCAGAGAGCCTAAAACGGTATAGGCGGCAAATTTGCCGAAATTGACTTTGGCAAAACCGGCGGGCAAGGAGATAAAGGTGCGAATCACAGGCAGGAGTCTGGCAAAGAATACGGCTGTCAGGCCATAGCGGTCAAACCAACGTTGCGCTAAGTCGACGTTGGAAGGAGTAGCAAAAAAGTATTTGCCGTATTTTAAAATAAAGGGACGACCGCCGTAATAGCCAAAAGCGTAGGAGGCGATTGATCCCAGCAGCCCCCCGGCAACACCGTAAAAAACTGCTGGCTCGAAGCTTAAGCGGCCCAGATATACCAGATAACCTGCAAAGCCAAAGATCAGCTCGCTGGGAATCGGTATGTTAGCGCTTTCCAAAGCCATTCCTGCAAAAATAGCCCAATACCCCCAGGTGTCAATCGAGTGTGTTACAAATAAAAATAATGAATCCATTCGACGCCCCCGTATAGTGAACAATATAGGAAGAAAACTGCGTAAAATGCTTTCTGCAGGGGTTTGCAAAAATCCTTTAAAAAAGCGGTATTCAGTGAAAATGAGTAAAAATATGAACAATTTAAAAAATAAAAAATTGCCGATGAACACAGGCTATGATAAACTTATAAAAGAATACTGCATCGACTAAGTATAGTAAAAAGAAAAAAGCAAACTCGCTGAAAAACGAGGACGCAAAGCCACGGGTCTAATGGCAGAGCCTATGATCGTCGGGCTGCCGCTTTATAGAGGAGCGTTTGCCACACCTGCTTCTTTTTAGCAGGCCTTTTTTTGTATAAATACGATGCAGCAAAGGAGTTCGGTTTTACTAGTACAGGATCAAGAGTTGGTTGGAAATGGAGTGAGGCATGTTATGACAAAATTGAAGTACCGTTTGATTGCCGCAATGGTGGCTACAAGTTTTGCTTGTATTGTAGTTCTTTCTTGTTATTCGATTATTAGTACTGTTCGCAAGAATAGCCAAGACATCCAAGAGTATAGGACGAT
Encoded proteins:
- a CDS encoding DedA family protein, which codes for MDSLFLFVTHSIDTWGYWAIFAGMALESANIPIPSELIFGFAGYLVYLGRLSFEPAVFYGVAGGLLGSIASYAFGYYGGRPFILKYGKYFFATPSNVDLAQRWFDRYGLTAVFFARLLPVIRTFISLPAGFAKVNFGKFAAYTVLGSLPWTIALIYLGVALGENWYLLTTYGHQVSLGVLLLLIIALLVWRKRTSGKKTNNNKDM